From a region of the Zingiber officinale cultivar Zhangliang chromosome 4B, Zo_v1.1, whole genome shotgun sequence genome:
- the LOC121975098 gene encoding uncharacterized protein LOC121975098 isoform X1: MALILETLLEVIRQPTAADVAAELAVFVAPFWIAVVTGLLLGWVWRPQWASGLVSAERHDSPSQLPPLPEPSASSTSSAADTANTMADEKSSDKPVVTDEDVEHLFRLVEETDEGPVWQKMMDKSLPSMSYQAWKREHKTLPLQYRSSTIYEETTPEILRDFFWDDNFRIKNGWDDMLLQHATLKECMTTGTMVVQWVRKFPFFCSDREYIIGRRIWQSGQTYYCITKGVPCTDVPRRNKLRRVDSYYSSWCIRPAESKRDGQMSACEILLFHHEDMGIPREVTKLGVRQGMWGCVKKIEPGLRAYQAARRSNEPSSRFALMSQINTKFDADRLRSTEIVSDSSTEIVEAEKPKSWASNIPRFLIVGGAVAVACTLDHGLLTKAVIFGVARRFAGKGK; encoded by the exons atGGCCCTGATTTTGGAGACACTGTTGGAGGTCATACGGCAGCCGACGGCGGCCGACGTCGCCGCAGAGCTGGCGGTATTTGTCGCCCCTTTCTGGATCGCCGTCGTTACCGGCCTTCTGCTAGGTTGGGTTTGGCGGCCCCAATGGGCTTCCGGACTAGTCAGCGCCGAGAGGCACGATTCGCCCTCGCAACTTCCGCCTCTGCCCGAGCCTTCAGCTAGTTCTACCTCGTCGGCGGCTGATACAGCCAATACGATGGCGGATGAGAAGAG CAGTGACAAACCGGTAGTGACTGACGAGGACGTGGAGCACCTTTTCCGTCTGGTGGAGGAGACTGATGAGGGGCCGGTGTGGCAGAAGATGATGGACAAGTCCTTGCCAAGCATGTCTTATCAAGCTTGGAAAAGAGAGCATAAG ACGCTCCCTCTACAATACCGTAGCAGCACTATATACGAGGAGACAACGCCAGAGATACTGAGGGACTTCTTTTGGGATGATAATTTCCGGATAAAAAATGGATGGGATGACATGCTCCTCCAGCATGCCACATTGAAGGAGTGCATGACCACAGGGACGATGGTAGTTCAGTGGGTTCGAAAG TTTCCTTTCTTCTGTAGCGACAGGGAGTATATTATAGGTCGCCGCATTTGGCAGTCAGGACAGACTTATTATTGCATAACAAAG GGAGTGCCTTGTACGGACGTACCTCGGCGCAACAAACTGCGACGCGTTGACTCGTATTATTCAAGCTGGTGCATTCGTCCAG CTGAATCAAAAAGAGATGGCCAGATGAGTGCCTGTGAGATTCTTCTGTTTCACCATGAAGACATGGGCATCCCACGGGAGGTCACAAAGCTGGGGGTTCGTCAGGGGATGTGGGGCTGTGTCAAGAAGATTGAGCCCGGCCTGCGAGCCTACCAAGCTGCCAGGAGGTCCAATGAACCATCGTCGAGGTTCGCTTTAATGTCACAAATCAACACCAAGTTTGATGCTGATCGGCTACGATCTACTGAGATCGTCTCGGATTCATCAACTGAAATTGTGGAAGCAGAGAAACCTAAGAGCTGGGCCAGTAACATTCCTAGGTTTCTTATAGTTGGCGGGGCCGTAGCTGTTGCCTGCACTCTTGACCATGGTCTTCTGACTAAGGCTGTCATTTTTGGTGTTGCGAGGAGGTTTGCAGGGAAGGGCAAATGA
- the LOC121975098 gene encoding uncharacterized protein LOC121975098 isoform X2 has translation MALILETLLEVIRQPTAADVAAELAVFVAPFWIAVVTGLLLGWVWRPQWASGLVSAERHDSPSQLPPLPEPSASSTSSAADTANTMADEKSDKPVVTDEDVEHLFRLVEETDEGPVWQKMMDKSLPSMSYQAWKREHKTLPLQYRSSTIYEETTPEILRDFFWDDNFRIKNGWDDMLLQHATLKECMTTGTMVVQWVRKFPFFCSDREYIIGRRIWQSGQTYYCITKGVPCTDVPRRNKLRRVDSYYSSWCIRPAESKRDGQMSACEILLFHHEDMGIPREVTKLGVRQGMWGCVKKIEPGLRAYQAARRSNEPSSRFALMSQINTKFDADRLRSTEIVSDSSTEIVEAEKPKSWASNIPRFLIVGGAVAVACTLDHGLLTKAVIFGVARRFAGKGK, from the exons atGGCCCTGATTTTGGAGACACTGTTGGAGGTCATACGGCAGCCGACGGCGGCCGACGTCGCCGCAGAGCTGGCGGTATTTGTCGCCCCTTTCTGGATCGCCGTCGTTACCGGCCTTCTGCTAGGTTGGGTTTGGCGGCCCCAATGGGCTTCCGGACTAGTCAGCGCCGAGAGGCACGATTCGCCCTCGCAACTTCCGCCTCTGCCCGAGCCTTCAGCTAGTTCTACCTCGTCGGCGGCTGATACAGCCAATACGATGGCGGATGAGAAGAG TGACAAACCGGTAGTGACTGACGAGGACGTGGAGCACCTTTTCCGTCTGGTGGAGGAGACTGATGAGGGGCCGGTGTGGCAGAAGATGATGGACAAGTCCTTGCCAAGCATGTCTTATCAAGCTTGGAAAAGAGAGCATAAG ACGCTCCCTCTACAATACCGTAGCAGCACTATATACGAGGAGACAACGCCAGAGATACTGAGGGACTTCTTTTGGGATGATAATTTCCGGATAAAAAATGGATGGGATGACATGCTCCTCCAGCATGCCACATTGAAGGAGTGCATGACCACAGGGACGATGGTAGTTCAGTGGGTTCGAAAG TTTCCTTTCTTCTGTAGCGACAGGGAGTATATTATAGGTCGCCGCATTTGGCAGTCAGGACAGACTTATTATTGCATAACAAAG GGAGTGCCTTGTACGGACGTACCTCGGCGCAACAAACTGCGACGCGTTGACTCGTATTATTCAAGCTGGTGCATTCGTCCAG CTGAATCAAAAAGAGATGGCCAGATGAGTGCCTGTGAGATTCTTCTGTTTCACCATGAAGACATGGGCATCCCACGGGAGGTCACAAAGCTGGGGGTTCGTCAGGGGATGTGGGGCTGTGTCAAGAAGATTGAGCCCGGCCTGCGAGCCTACCAAGCTGCCAGGAGGTCCAATGAACCATCGTCGAGGTTCGCTTTAATGTCACAAATCAACACCAAGTTTGATGCTGATCGGCTACGATCTACTGAGATCGTCTCGGATTCATCAACTGAAATTGTGGAAGCAGAGAAACCTAAGAGCTGGGCCAGTAACATTCCTAGGTTTCTTATAGTTGGCGGGGCCGTAGCTGTTGCCTGCACTCTTGACCATGGTCTTCTGACTAAGGCTGTCATTTTTGGTGTTGCGAGGAGGTTTGCAGGGAAGGGCAAATGA